A window of Acetonema longum DSM 6540 genomic DNA:
AACATAATAAGCTGGAAAAAACCAGGCCGGTTCTCTTGTGCGATCCTGAAAACGGTTGGAATGAATTGATCCCGGAAAGTCAAATCCGGTGTAAAAACAGTATTGCCCGGCATTGGGAGGACCATTTGCGCAAGCAGATTTTCTGGGGCAACGAAATGAATGACGATTATGTGGTGGAAGCCTTATTCAACCTCCCTTATATATATGAGGAAAAATCCTGGGGGGTGGCCGGCAGCACCAAGAAGGCAAGCCAAAAGAAAACGGCGGAAGAGGGGAAAGCGTATCATATTGAGACCATTCTGGAAGATTTCAGCCAAATCAAAGATATTACCAAACCCCAGTTAACGATCCATTATCAAACAACCGAAAGCTTATTGGCAACAGCGCAGGAACTTTTTGACGGTTCCCTTAACTGCAGAATCAATACGGTGTGGTTCTGGTCGTTTGGTCTCACCGATGAGCTGGTATTTTTAAGAGGACTGGAAAAACTCATGTATGATTTTTGCGATGAGCCGGAACACATTCACGCAGTGATGAAAATATTGTTTCAAGGTATGCAGGATAAGCTGGATTTCCTGGAAACCAATCACCTGCTCTGTCTGAATAATGACGGCACTTATGTCGGTTCGGGCGGCATGGGTTTTATTGATACGCTGCCGGCAAAAGATTTTGCGGGAACAGTGCGAACGAAAGATATGTGGGGACTGGCTGAAAGTCAGGTTACGGTCGGCGTTTCGCCGGGCATGTTTAAAGAATTTATTTTTCCCTATCAGAAACCCCTCATGGAGAGGTTTGGGCTTACTTGCTATGGCTGCTGCGAGCCCATGGATGCCAGGTTTGATATCGTAAAAGCAGCAGCAAATTTAAGAAGAGTTTCGGTGTCGCCCTGGGCCAATAAAGAGATTATGGCCGCCAAGCTGAAACATGATTATATTTATTCGCTTAAGCCTTCTCCCTCCAATTTGGCGCTGCCGGTAATGGATGAAGCGGTAGCCAGAAAAGAACTGAAAGAGGCGCTAAAAATAGCCGGGGAATATGATAACTGCCTGGAGATCATCATGAAAGACAATCACACTCTGGGCAATAATCCGGAAAATATTAAAAACTGGGTGAAAATAGCCCGGGAAGAAATTGAATCATTTTAAAACTGCTTGTGATATTGGAAGGAGGGTATTTCATGGATATCATCAGTCAGCTGGCGGATAGTGTACAGAATGGGAAAATTAAACTGGTGAAAGAACAGGTAGAGCAGGCTCTTGCCCAGGCAATCAGCCCGGCTGTGATATTGAATGACGGCATGATTGCCGCCATGACGGTAGTCGGGACAAAATTCAAAAACAATGAAATTTATGTGCCGGAAATGCTGATCGCTGCCAGAGCAATGGGGGAAGGATTAAAGGTGCTGGAGCCGGTTTTGATTGCCAGCGGGGTAAAGCCCGTCGGCAAAGCCGTGATCGGCACGGTCAAAGGGGATTTGCACGATATCGGGAAAAATCTGGTGAGAATGATGATGCAAGGCGCAGGGATCGAAATGCATGATATTGGCATCGATACGCCTGCGGCGGACTTCCTTGCCAAAGCGCAGGAAGTCCAAGCCGATTTTGTATGCCTTTCGGCCTTGTTAACCACTACTATGGCCGAAATGGAGGCAGTGATAAAAGAATTTCAGCAAGCAGGTGTACGGAAGGATTTTGTTTTCATGATCGGCGGGGCGCCTGTTACCGAAGATTTTGCCCAGAAAATCGGGGCTGATTTTTATGCGCCGGATGCTGTTCATGCGGCTGACGTTGCCCGCGATGTACTGCATAAAAAATACGCCTGAAGGGACTAATCACTGGCACCGGCGGCTTTTGCCGCCAAATCTTTCTTAAAGCGAGATCAATGATGCGGGCTCATGCTTCAGGTGAGGGGGAGACGGGCTAGCTCCTCCTCATCCGGGGACAGTGTCTGCAATGTGTTGTATTAGTGGCTCATGTATCTCGCAGATATGAAAAAGGGGCGAAGAGCATTGATAATCGTAGGCGAATTAATTAATACCAGCCGCAAGGCTGTCAGCGAAGCAGTAGATAACAGGGATGCACGATACATTCAACAGGTTGCCGGGGAACAGGCGGCAGCAGGGGCGAACTATATTGACGTCAATTGCGGCAACAAGGTATCTAATGAAGTGGAAATCATGGAATGGCTGGTGAATACCATTCAGGCAGCGGTTGAAGTTCCCCTGTGCATCGACAGCCCCAATCCGGCAGCGCTGGACATCGGTCTTAAGCTGGCCAAATACGGAACGCCGATGATCAATTCCATAACGGATGAAGCGGAACGGTTTAATGCCGTTATACCGCTGGTGCAAAAGTATGAGGCTAAAATAGTGGCTCTGTGCATGGGCGACGGCCGTATGCCGGAGACCGCAGCGGAGCGCATGCTGGTGGTGCAAAGCCTGTATGACAAACTTACTTCAGCCGGCGTTAGGGACGAAGACATTTATTTTGACCCGTTAGTCAAACCGGTGAGCAGCGTGGGTACAGCCGGTCTGGAAGTGCTGGAAACGATCCGGCTGATTAAGGCGCAGTATCCCAAAGTGCATTTTATGTGCGGCCTGAGCAATATTTCCTTCGGCTTGCCCAACCGCAAATATTTGAATCGGTTGTTCGTATCCCAGACTATGGCTATGGGGATGGACGGCTATATTCTCAATCCGACAGACAAGGGCATCATGAATGTTGTCTATGCATCTAAAGCGCTTTTAGGAATCGATGAATATTGCCTGGAATATTTAGCAGCCTACCGTCAGGGAATTTACGAACAGTAAGCACCTGTAAAGCATAGCGTATTCATTATTAAATTTTAAGAAAATTCTTTCAACCGAAGGTGCGCCCGATCTTTCACAAGTGTGTATTCTTCGAAATTAAAAAGAGAGAAGGCGATTGATTATGAGTAACCAAGGAAACCAAACAGTGTTTTTAAGTACAATTGTCCTAATTTCGACATTCGGAGGACTCCTATTCGGGTATGACACCGGCGTCATTAACGGCGCTTTGTCTACGATGACTATAGCATTAGGGTTAAACGCCTATACTGAGGGAATCGTCGTAAGCTCCCTGTTGATTGGCGCTGCTATCGGCTCTGTGTCCGGCGGCCGACTTTCGGATGCCGTGGGCCGCCGCAGAACCATTCTTTATCTTGCTGTCCTGTTCTTTTTCGCCGCCCTTGGCTGTGCCGCTGCCGCGAGCATTCCTTTCATGGTGGCATGCCGTTTCCTGCTTGG
This region includes:
- a CDS encoding methyltetrahydrofolate cobalamin methyltransferase, with protein sequence MIIVGELINTSRKAVSEAVDNRDARYIQQVAGEQAAAGANYIDVNCGNKVSNEVEIMEWLVNTIQAAVEVPLCIDSPNPAALDIGLKLAKYGTPMINSITDEAERFNAVIPLVQKYEAKIVALCMGDGRMPETAAERMLVVQSLYDKLTSAGVRDEDIYFDPLVKPVSSVGTAGLEVLETIRLIKAQYPKVHFMCGLSNISFGLPNRKYLNRLFVSQTMAMGMDGYILNPTDKGIMNVVYASKALLGIDEYCLEYLAAYRQGIYEQ
- a CDS encoding corrinoid protein gives rise to the protein MDIISQLADSVQNGKIKLVKEQVEQALAQAISPAVILNDGMIAAMTVVGTKFKNNEIYVPEMLIAARAMGEGLKVLEPVLIASGVKPVGKAVIGTVKGDLHDIGKNLVRMMMQGAGIEMHDIGIDTPAADFLAKAQEVQADFVCLSALLTTTMAEMEAVIKEFQQAGVRKDFVFMIGGAPVTEDFAQKIGADFYAPDAVHAADVARDVLHKKYA